The stretch of DNA GACCTCCCCACCTCACACGAAAAATAGCAGGTCAGAGGGTTATCCACAGGCTCCCACGGGAGTGATGGGATCCGCCTACCATGGCCTGAACACTCCCCTCGGCCGATCCGCGGGGAGCCTGTGAGGGGGGAAGCACATGGCGCGTCTGGCGCAGTGGGCGGCCGCGGTCGCCGCCACGGTGCTGCTGGCCGGATGCGGCGGCGATCCGGTCGGCCGAAGCGCGGACGACGGAAAGAACCGGTCCGCTCCCGCGCCGGCCGCACAGTCCGGCTCACCGTCCGCGCGGCTGCCTTCCTCACTCACCTCGCAGCAACTCGACTGGGGCCACTGCGAGGCCACGGCCGACTCGCCCGCGCCGGGCGACGAATGGCTGTGCGCGACGCTCAAGGCACCGCTGGACTGGTCCCGGCCGGACGGCGAGACCATCGGCCTCTCCCTCATCCGCGCCAGGGCCACCGCGGAGCGCACCGGTTCCCTGCTGTTCAACTTCGGCGGCCCCGGCGGCTCCGGCGTGGCCGCGCTGCCGTCGTACGCCTCCGAGGTCACCGCCCTGCGGCAGCGATACGACCTGGTGAGCTGGGATCCCCGCGGGGTCGGCGGCAGTTCGGGCGTGCGCTGCCGCAACGACCGGCGGATCCAGGCCGCCGAGGCGATCGACGTGACACCGGACACCGCGGCCGAGGAGCGGGCCTACTTCCAGGACGCGGCCGACTTCGGCCAGGGCTGCCGGAAGGCGGCCGGGAAGCTGCTCGCGCACGTCTCGACGACCGACACCGCCCGGGACATGGACCTGATCCGCCACGTCCTCGGCGACGCCGGAATGCACTACTTCGGCATGTCCTACGGCACCGAACTCGGCGGTGTGTACGCCCACTTGTTCCCGCAGCGCGTCGAGCGGGTGGTGCTGGACGCGGTGGTGGACCCGACAGCGGACTCCGTGGGCCACGCGCTGAACCAGGCGAGGGGCTTCCAGCGGGCGCTGGACGCCTACCTG from Streptomyces sp. 6-11-2 encodes:
- a CDS encoding alpha/beta hydrolase; the encoded protein is MARLAQWAAAVAATVLLAGCGGDPVGRSADDGKNRSAPAPAAQSGSPSARLPSSLTSQQLDWGHCEATADSPAPGDEWLCATLKAPLDWSRPDGETIGLSLIRARATAERTGSLLFNFGGPGGSGVAALPSYASEVTALRQRYDLVSWDPRGVGGSSGVRCRNDRRIQAAEAIDVTPDTAAEERAYFQDAADFGQGCRKAAGKLLAHVSTTDTARDMDLIRHVLGDAGMHYFGMSYGTELGGVYAHLFPQRVERVVLDAVVDPTADSVGHALNQARGFQRALDAYLKSTGQDPERGSRKIADLLRRIDAEPLPTTSSGRKLTEASALTGIALPLYSKSGWPALTSALAAAEQGDGSGLLSLADAYNDRDDSGHYGTTTHAQRVISCLDAKRRPTPEEARKLLPEFERISPVFGAFMALDTAGWCHDWPVPGQYDTPRVSAPGAAPILLIGNTGDPATPYEGARRMADALGKGVGVELTWKGEGHGAYGSGSDCVDSTVNAYLLHGTVPRDGKVCS